One Paraburkholderia agricolaris genomic region harbors:
- a CDS encoding DUF2523 family protein: MTWAAWLLGLVQPLIVQALIALGVGVLTVGGIDLAVNTALGWLTSSVGGLSSDMANMLAMGGIFQGMGYIGGGISARVAMAGVAGAKKFFIK; encoded by the coding sequence ATGACGTGGGCTGCATGGCTGCTTGGACTGGTTCAGCCGCTGATTGTGCAGGCGTTGATTGCGTTGGGGGTTGGCGTGTTGACGGTCGGAGGGATTGATCTGGCGGTTAACACGGCGTTGGGTTGGCTTACGTCGTCAGTCGGCGGTCTGTCGTCGGACATGGCGAACATGTTAGCGATGGGCGGCATTTTCCAAGGTATGGGCTACATCGGCGGCGGAATTAGTGCGCGCGTTGCGATGGCTGGTGTGGCCGGTGCGAAGAAGTTCTTCATCAAATGA
- a CDS encoding zonular occludens toxin domain-containing protein: protein MIHLITGVPGSGKTLYTVWWLQKEVAAGRRLVVNGVKDLLLDHELVDDDWVRDWHNRCQQNDIVLVDEVQRIWPPVSSSVKPTEDIEQLHVHRHRGVDFVVITQHPNRMNKTVRDLVGRHVHVRKLFGLSRAMLYQWDMAHNPNSGFRDAVKTMWAYPKSVYKLYTSAEMHTKPKAVIPKALFVLPIAAVVAMVLTWKGLHGVNTGFGIDAAKVPGAASGPAASGAAKASAGPVGGGVNGAVSNVWRVAGRYAIDGRGYVLLTDTQGHFRRESSDDFRGETLGVTGIVDGERVAVWSGATASSDNAVGGHK, encoded by the coding sequence ATGATCCATCTCATTACCGGGGTGCCGGGTAGCGGCAAGACGCTTTATACGGTCTGGTGGCTTCAGAAGGAGGTCGCGGCCGGGCGTCGGCTTGTCGTTAACGGCGTGAAGGATTTGCTGCTCGATCATGAGCTTGTCGACGACGATTGGGTGCGCGATTGGCATAACCGGTGTCAGCAGAACGATATCGTTTTGGTTGATGAAGTGCAGAGGATCTGGCCGCCTGTGTCGTCCAGCGTGAAGCCGACTGAGGACATCGAGCAGTTGCACGTGCATCGCCATAGGGGCGTTGATTTTGTGGTGATCACGCAGCATCCGAATCGGATGAATAAGACGGTGCGTGACTTGGTGGGGCGGCACGTTCACGTGCGTAAGTTGTTCGGGTTGTCGCGGGCGATGTTGTACCAGTGGGATATGGCACATAACCCGAATTCCGGTTTTCGGGACGCGGTTAAGACCATGTGGGCGTATCCGAAGAGCGTCTACAAGCTGTACACCAGCGCGGAGATGCACACGAAACCGAAAGCCGTTATCCCGAAAGCCCTTTTCGTGTTGCCGATCGCCGCTGTGGTAGCGATGGTGCTTACGTGGAAGGGGCTCCATGGTGTCAATACGGGGTTTGGTATCGACGCGGCGAAGGTTCCGGGCGCTGCTTCTGGTCCTGCTGCGTCGGGTGCGGCGAAAGCAAGTGCCGGCCCGGTTGGTGGTGGCGTGAACGGCGCGGTTTCGAATGTGTGGCGTGTTGCCGGGCGGTACGCGATTGATGGGCGGGGTTACGTGCTGCTGACCGACACGCAGGGGCATTTTCGTCGCGAGTCTAGTGACGATTTTAGAGGCGAGACCTTGGGTGTGACGGGGATCGTGGACGGCGAGCGTGTTGCGGTCTGGTCGGGTGCTACGGCAAGCAGTGACAACGCCGTTGGGGGGCACAAGTGA